A single window of Toxotes jaculatrix isolate fToxJac2 chromosome 4, fToxJac2.pri, whole genome shotgun sequence DNA harbors:
- the tmem109 gene encoding transmembrane protein 109, which translates to MFSHSNLRAFSGLCVLGALLLTVSAAKESESRPGMIQELQTALADLAGRGRTYLCRLAGEQTVLSVQKAFSQVLGVVAGGLAGGLNVLLQYISDFLEAAGIQVVFPINKVTPGGVIFVAQWILIALIGYWLISLAFQLVASTLRRALWLLKLGVALFCFGLILSDHSVGTETMAIRLAVLVCVCVLLGVGTSSGSNAAEKAAHLEEQVKVLERRLREMERWRRTEE; encoded by the exons ATGTTTTCCCATTCAAACCTGAGAGCCTTCAGCGGGCTCTGTGTGCTCGGCGCGCTCTTACTGACAGTTTCGGCGGCGAAAGAGTCCGAGAGTCGCCCCGGAATGATTCAGGAGCTCCAGACGGCCCTGGCAGACCTGGCCGGGCGGGGAAGGACCTACCTGTGCAGACTGGCCGGGGAGCAGACGGTGCTGTCGGTGCAGAAG GCTTTCTCTCAGGTTCTGGGTGTTGTTGCAGGGGGTTTGGCTGGTGGTCTTAACGTGCTCCTACAGTATATCTCAGACTTCCTTGAGGCTGCTGGAATCCAAG TTGTCTTTCCCATCAACAAAGTGACTCCAGGGGGGGTGATCTTTGTGGCTCAGTGGATTCTCATAGCTCTCATTGGCTACTGGCTCATTTCCCTCGCTTTCCAATTGGTTGCCTCCACTCTGAGGCGGGCCCTGTGGCTGCTGAAACTGGGCGTGGCCCTGTTCTGTTTCGGACTCATCCTGAGCGACCACAGCGTGGGCACAGAGACCATGGCCATCCGATTGGCCGTCCTGGTGTGCGTCTGCGTCCTGCTGGGCGTCGGGACTTCGAGTGGCTCCAACGCGGCTGAGAAAGCAGCACACCTGGAGGAGCAGGTGAAGGTCCTGGAGAGGCGgctgagagagatggagaggtggaggaggacggAGGAGTGA
- the wu:fc21g02 gene encoding uncharacterized protein wu:fc21g02 isoform X1 translates to MEEMMWSVVILLAAAISVESFSVHDHERLNHGRQLKIFLSKSAEKLEFTPADDPSKTFLYWERNRARMAKGRVSGTGSDRRWYIDKVTYEDQGTYIQKDFWNKEISNFKVAVTPRRHYVKCVAGESLSISLEGIDLADAALYFYGEAENATLVRDGATVSQDLAAYWDRVRTHSMSIEIRNVNYSDVGRYVLRDRRTRLVSVTRMDLTDHHEYKEGNPLLALLLLLGIPVGICCCCRKKIFKNKATSAATLQTQAAPEAVQPQSGPVGPCPPYQPGAVYYHGSDSGMSPTVHPPPPTAGPGQWNGPPPSPNFVPAYPPQNPVYPPAMIPPAQPSQWNGPPPGQYPPGPAAPMGWAPAPAPVVYSAPPPAAASEAKVENMASSPADPLLTATPQTEAASSPVAPVPPSSTNVLSSSDGPYKFQIDGKNQSTNFL, encoded by the exons ATGGAGGAG ATGATGTGGAGTGTTGTGATCCTGCTGGCTGCTGCCATCAGTGTTG AGTCCTTTTCTGTCCATGACCATGAGCGTTTAAACCATGGTCGACAGCTGAAGATCTTCCTGTCCAAGAGCGCGGAGAAGCTGGAGTTCACCCCAGCAGATGATCCCAGCAAGACCTTTCTGTACTGGGAGAGAAATAGAGCCAG GATGGCCAAAGGTCGGGTGTCTGGCACAGGAAGTGACCGACGCTGGTACATTGACAAG GTGACTTATGAGGACCAGGGGACCTACATCCAGAAGGACTTCTGGAACAAAGAGATCTCCAACTTCAAAGTGGCCGTCACAC CCAGACGTCACTATGTGAAGTGTGTAGCAGGAGAGAGTCTCTCCATCTCACTGGAGGGCATTGACCTGGCCGACGCTGCCCTCTACTTCTACGGGGAGGCTGAAAACGCTACACTG GTGCGTGATGGTGCTACTGTTTCCCAGGACCTTGCAGCTTACTGGGACCGGGTTCGAACCCACTCCATGAGCATCGAGATCAGGAATGTGAACTACAGCGATGTGGGACGTTACGTCCTGAGAGACCGCAGGACCCGGCTGGTGTCTGTAACCAGGATGGACCTGACAG ACCATCATGAGTACAAAGAAGGAAACCCTCTCCTGGCTCTGCTCTTACTGCTGGGTATCCCAGTTGggatttgctgctgctgtcggaagaagattttcaaaaataaagccACCAGTGCTGCGACACTACAGACACAA GCTGCCCCGGAAGCAGTCCAACCTCAGAGTGGTCCTGTTGGACCTTGTCCTCCCTACCAACCAGGGGCG gttTATTACCACGGCTCCGACTCAGGCATG AGTCCTACAGTCCATCCTCCCCCTCCGACTGCAGGCCCAGGACAGTGGAATggcccccctccctctcca AATTTCGTCCCAGCCTACCCACCCCAGAACCCTGTTTACCCTCCAGCTATGATCCCCCCTGCCCAGCCTTCACAATGGAATGGTCCACCACCAGGCCAGTACCCCCCCGGACCTGCAGCTCCAATG ggctgggctccagctccagctccagttgTTTATAGCGctcctccaccagcagcagccagtgagGCCAAGGTGGAAAATATGGCTTCCTCTCCTGCCGACCCCCTGCTGACTGCCACACCACAG actgaagctgcctcctctcctgtggCTCCGgtgcccccctcctccaccaacGTTCTCAGCTCTTCTGATGGTCCCTACAAGTTCCAGATCGACGGCAAGAACCAGTCCACCAACTTCCTGTAG
- the wu:fc21g02 gene encoding uncharacterized protein wu:fc21g02 isoform X2, with translation MMWSVVILLAAAISVESFSVHDHERLNHGRQLKIFLSKSAEKLEFTPADDPSKTFLYWERNRARMAKGRVSGTGSDRRWYIDKVTYEDQGTYIQKDFWNKEISNFKVAVTPRRHYVKCVAGESLSISLEGIDLADAALYFYGEAENATLVRDGATVSQDLAAYWDRVRTHSMSIEIRNVNYSDVGRYVLRDRRTRLVSVTRMDLTDHHEYKEGNPLLALLLLLGIPVGICCCCRKKIFKNKATSAATLQTQAAPEAVQPQSGPVGPCPPYQPGAVYYHGSDSGMSPTVHPPPPTAGPGQWNGPPPSPNFVPAYPPQNPVYPPAMIPPAQPSQWNGPPPGQYPPGPAAPMGWAPAPAPVVYSAPPPAAASEAKVENMASSPADPLLTATPQTEAASSPVAPVPPSSTNVLSSSDGPYKFQIDGKNQSTNFL, from the exons ATGATGTGGAGTGTTGTGATCCTGCTGGCTGCTGCCATCAGTGTTG AGTCCTTTTCTGTCCATGACCATGAGCGTTTAAACCATGGTCGACAGCTGAAGATCTTCCTGTCCAAGAGCGCGGAGAAGCTGGAGTTCACCCCAGCAGATGATCCCAGCAAGACCTTTCTGTACTGGGAGAGAAATAGAGCCAG GATGGCCAAAGGTCGGGTGTCTGGCACAGGAAGTGACCGACGCTGGTACATTGACAAG GTGACTTATGAGGACCAGGGGACCTACATCCAGAAGGACTTCTGGAACAAAGAGATCTCCAACTTCAAAGTGGCCGTCACAC CCAGACGTCACTATGTGAAGTGTGTAGCAGGAGAGAGTCTCTCCATCTCACTGGAGGGCATTGACCTGGCCGACGCTGCCCTCTACTTCTACGGGGAGGCTGAAAACGCTACACTG GTGCGTGATGGTGCTACTGTTTCCCAGGACCTTGCAGCTTACTGGGACCGGGTTCGAACCCACTCCATGAGCATCGAGATCAGGAATGTGAACTACAGCGATGTGGGACGTTACGTCCTGAGAGACCGCAGGACCCGGCTGGTGTCTGTAACCAGGATGGACCTGACAG ACCATCATGAGTACAAAGAAGGAAACCCTCTCCTGGCTCTGCTCTTACTGCTGGGTATCCCAGTTGggatttgctgctgctgtcggaagaagattttcaaaaataaagccACCAGTGCTGCGACACTACAGACACAA GCTGCCCCGGAAGCAGTCCAACCTCAGAGTGGTCCTGTTGGACCTTGTCCTCCCTACCAACCAGGGGCG gttTATTACCACGGCTCCGACTCAGGCATG AGTCCTACAGTCCATCCTCCCCCTCCGACTGCAGGCCCAGGACAGTGGAATggcccccctccctctcca AATTTCGTCCCAGCCTACCCACCCCAGAACCCTGTTTACCCTCCAGCTATGATCCCCCCTGCCCAGCCTTCACAATGGAATGGTCCACCACCAGGCCAGTACCCCCCCGGACCTGCAGCTCCAATG ggctgggctccagctccagctccagttgTTTATAGCGctcctccaccagcagcagccagtgagGCCAAGGTGGAAAATATGGCTTCCTCTCCTGCCGACCCCCTGCTGACTGCCACACCACAG actgaagctgcctcctctcctgtggCTCCGgtgcccccctcctccaccaacGTTCTCAGCTCTTCTGATGGTCCCTACAAGTTCCAGATCGACGGCAAGAACCAGTCCACCAACTTCCTGTAG